The following proteins come from a genomic window of Candidatus Acidiferrales bacterium:
- a CDS encoding acetamidase/formamidase family protein, which produces MTHSIAFAALVALLATITPVVSAETLRYVPKKSELKYVFATADPVLRVRPGDIVETEAADQFENVKDPKSGWEPLRPNPQTGPFYVEGAEPGDALAVTILDLEVSSDVGVGGIFPGFGILTSSKYTPMLGPSAPARYWLYPIDKEKGVAEFRAKDSDFTVKIPLAPFLGCLGVAPADGEARSTITPGEWGGNMDAPPVRKGTTVYLPVNVKGALLYLGDGHAAQGEGEIAGTAIEVGMKVKIQVDVIKGQKLAWPRMEDADYLMAVGSYRPLEDALRIAYTELIAWLHREYGLSELDAYELLSKVSVTDVAEVVDPNYTVIAKIPKKFLPPKTKGPR; this is translated from the coding sequence ATGACACACTCAATCGCTTTCGCTGCCCTGGTTGCCCTCCTCGCGACCATCACACCGGTCGTGTCGGCGGAAACCCTCCGCTACGTCCCCAAAAAGTCAGAGTTGAAATATGTCTTCGCCACGGCTGATCCGGTCTTGCGGGTTCGGCCGGGCGACATCGTGGAAACCGAGGCGGCCGATCAATTTGAAAACGTCAAGGATCCCAAGAGCGGATGGGAACCGCTCCGCCCCAATCCCCAAACTGGTCCCTTCTACGTGGAGGGCGCCGAACCGGGTGACGCTCTGGCAGTGACCATTCTGGATCTTGAAGTCTCAAGCGATGTGGGTGTCGGCGGAATCTTTCCCGGCTTCGGCATTCTGACCAGTTCCAAGTACACGCCCATGCTTGGCCCGAGCGCGCCAGCTCGCTACTGGCTTTATCCCATTGACAAAGAGAAGGGTGTGGCCGAGTTTCGCGCGAAGGATTCCGACTTCACGGTCAAGATTCCGCTCGCGCCCTTCCTGGGCTGCCTGGGGGTGGCGCCCGCCGATGGGGAAGCACGAAGCACGATCACCCCGGGCGAGTGGGGCGGCAATATGGATGCTCCGCCTGTCCGCAAGGGCACGACCGTCTATCTGCCCGTCAACGTAAAAGGCGCTCTGCTCTATCTCGGCGATGGGCACGCCGCGCAGGGCGAGGGGGAAATCGCCGGCACGGCCATCGAAGTCGGCATGAAAGTCAAAATCCAGGTGGACGTCATCAAAGGCCAGAAGCTAGCCTGGCCGCGCATGGAAGATGCCGATTATTTGATGGCGGTGGGCAGCTATCGCCCGCTCGAGGATGCTCTGCGCATCGCCTACACGGAGCTGATTGCCTGGCTCCACCGCGAATACGGCCTTTCCGAATTGGACGCTTATGAGCTTCTTTCGAAAGTCAGCGTCACCGACGTCGCTGAAGTGGTGGACCCGAATTACACCGTCATTGCCAAGATTCCGAAAAAGTTTTTGCCGCCGAAGACAAAAGGCCCCCGGTAA
- a CDS encoding nicotinate phosphoribosyltransferase, with the protein MFEPRLTHSALLTDLYQLTMAAAYVQTGVAERATFELFVRALPPNRSFLLAAGLETALDYLENLRFTAEEVTYLRCHPAFRHVGSRFFEYLEKFRFTGDVWAVPEGTVIWAEEPVVRVTAPIAEAQIVETYLLATINFQMLVATKAARVVQAARGRGIIEFGTRRAHGPESGVLAARAAYIGGCIGTSNVLAGYWFGIPTYGTLAHSWIMAFEDELESFRRFLEVFPDHAILLLDTYDPMAALEKMIASRLRPLGVRLDSGNLLEKSRQVRKKLDAAGMKDVRIFATGDLNEYLIAEVVAQGAPINMFGVGTELATSKDAPTLGAIYKLVEVERDGRAFPCAKFSEEKVTYPGKKQIFRFSSPDGFYHHDVVGCAEESFPGALRLVEPVMREGRRVRPSPALADVRALASANLGHLHERYRQVAAVEHFPVEYSASLHQLLEVVRQQHSPAPLPYAAGPGGKKS; encoded by the coding sequence ATGTTCGAACCGCGTCTGACACATTCGGCTCTCCTGACCGACCTCTACCAGCTCACCATGGCGGCCGCCTATGTGCAGACGGGCGTCGCCGAACGCGCCACCTTTGAGCTTTTCGTTCGAGCCCTTCCTCCGAACCGGTCGTTTCTGCTGGCGGCCGGGCTCGAGACGGCTCTCGATTACCTGGAGAACTTGCGCTTTACCGCCGAGGAAGTCACCTATCTCCGCTGCCACCCGGCCTTTCGTCATGTCGGCAGCAGGTTTTTCGAATATCTCGAGAAGTTTCGTTTCACCGGTGACGTCTGGGCCGTACCGGAGGGCACGGTCATATGGGCGGAAGAACCCGTTGTGCGCGTGACGGCGCCGATCGCCGAGGCACAGATCGTCGAAACCTATTTGCTTGCCACGATCAATTTTCAGATGCTCGTCGCCACCAAAGCGGCCCGGGTGGTGCAAGCGGCCCGGGGACGCGGCATCATTGAGTTTGGCACTCGCCGCGCCCATGGGCCGGAGTCGGGCGTTCTGGCTGCCCGCGCCGCCTATATCGGCGGGTGTATCGGGACCTCCAACGTGCTCGCCGGCTACTGGTTCGGCATCCCCACCTACGGCACGCTGGCCCATTCCTGGATTATGGCCTTTGAGGATGAGCTCGAAAGTTTTCGCCGCTTCCTGGAGGTATTCCCGGACCACGCCATCCTGTTGCTCGATACGTATGATCCGATGGCCGCCCTCGAAAAAATGATTGCCTCACGGCTAAGGCCCCTGGGGGTGCGGCTTGACAGCGGGAACCTGCTGGAGAAAAGCCGCCAGGTTCGAAAGAAGCTGGACGCCGCCGGGATGAAGGACGTGCGCATCTTTGCCACCGGCGACCTGAACGAATATTTGATTGCTGAAGTGGTGGCTCAGGGGGCGCCGATTAACATGTTCGGGGTGGGAACCGAGCTGGCCACGTCCAAGGACGCGCCCACCCTCGGCGCCATCTACAAGCTGGTTGAGGTGGAGCGGGACGGCCGCGCCTTCCCGTGCGCCAAATTCAGCGAAGAGAAGGTGACCTATCCAGGCAAAAAGCAGATCTTCCGGTTTTCGTCGCCCGATGGATTCTATCATCACGACGTGGTCGGTTGCGCCGAGGAGAGTTTTCCGGGCGCGCTTCGCCTGGTGGAACCGGTGATGCGGGAAGGCCGAAGAGTGCGACCGTCGCCCGCGCTCGCCGATGTGCGGGCGCTCGCCTCCGCCAACCTCGGCCATTTGCACGAGCGCTATCGCCAGGTCGCCGCCGTCGAGCATTTTCCCGTCGAATACAGCGCGTCGCTCCATCAATTGCTGGAGGTGGTGCGACAGCAACACTCGCCTGCTCCGCTGCCTTATGCTGCAGGGCCGGGTGGAAAGAAATCCTGA
- a CDS encoding isochorismatase family cysteine hydrolase: MAAKEPKPVFWDVDTQADFMLAGGRLYVPHAETIIPNLKRLVEFARAQKLLIVSSADAHQTNDEEFQQWPPHCLVGTPGQQKIPETVAERRFVIPNLPGSALPFTFDGYEQIVLEKQKLDVFTNPNIETVLSLLGKRPVTLFGVVTEYCVACAARGLLERGYPVHIVTDAMKTLNEPAGRATIESLVASGATLTDTNSVLKDAAYRAERA; this comes from the coding sequence ATGGCCGCAAAAGAACCCAAGCCTGTCTTTTGGGATGTGGATACGCAGGCCGACTTCATGCTGGCCGGCGGCCGGCTTTACGTGCCGCACGCGGAAACGATTATTCCGAACCTGAAGCGGCTGGTGGAGTTCGCTCGCGCGCAGAAACTGTTGATCGTCTCCTCGGCCGACGCGCACCAAACGAACGACGAGGAATTTCAACAATGGCCGCCGCATTGTCTGGTAGGCACCCCCGGCCAGCAGAAAATTCCGGAGACCGTTGCCGAACGGCGCTTTGTGATTCCCAATCTGCCGGGCTCGGCGCTGCCTTTCACTTTTGATGGATACGAACAAATTGTGTTGGAAAAGCAAAAACTCGATGTGTTCACCAACCCGAACATCGAAACGGTTCTCTCGCTCCTCGGGAAACGGCCGGTGACCCTGTTCGGGGTGGTGACGGAATATTGCGTCGCCTGTGCGGCTCGCGGGTTGTTGGAGCGCGGCTACCCCGTTCACATCGTGACGGATGCCATGAAGACCCTCAACGAGCCGGCCGGGCGGGCGACGATTGAATCCTTGGTCGCAAGCGGCGCGACGCTGACGGACACGAATTCCGTGTTGAAAGACGCCGCGTATCGCGCCGAACGGGCCTAG
- a CDS encoding elongation factor P — MIIASQLKPGMAVRVEGQIYRVLGAEFHAGGGQQVGVVKTKLRNALTGTMWEPRFRPDEKLEDLALERRTMQFLYRDLENCYFMNPFTYDQVEVSRAALGPVEKFLKEEMQIPVDFFEGRPIGVVLPPVMEVRVTATGPAVHSQQDSTWKEAVLENQMQVMVPLFIETGETIRVEAETGRYVERVRAEKKRF, encoded by the coding sequence ATGATCATTGCATCGCAGCTTAAACCCGGAATGGCCGTCCGCGTCGAAGGCCAGATCTACCGCGTGCTGGGAGCGGAATTCCACGCTGGCGGCGGCCAGCAGGTGGGCGTCGTCAAGACCAAGCTGCGCAACGCTCTCACCGGCACGATGTGGGAGCCGCGCTTCAGGCCGGATGAGAAGCTGGAAGACCTGGCGCTCGAGCGAAGGACGATGCAGTTCCTCTACCGCGACCTGGAAAATTGCTACTTCATGAATCCGTTCACCTATGACCAGGTCGAAGTCTCCCGCGCCGCGCTCGGGCCGGTGGAGAAATTCTTAAAGGAAGAGATGCAGATTCCCGTGGATTTTTTTGAAGGCCGGCCGATCGGCGTGGTTCTGCCGCCGGTGATGGAGGTGCGGGTGACCGCAACCGGCCCTGCCGTCCACTCCCAACAGGACAGCACGTGGAAGGAGGCGGTCCTCGAGAATCAGATGCAGGTCATGGTGCCGCTTTTTATCGAGACGGGAGAGACCATTCGCGTCGAAGCGGAAACTGGCCGGTACGTCGAGCGCGTGCGGGCGGAAAAGAAACGGTTTTGA